In Paralcaligenes sp. KSB-10, the following are encoded in one genomic region:
- a CDS encoding LysR family transcriptional regulator: protein MDRFQAMQVFTRVVDANSFTLAADSLGLPRATVTTTIQNLERRLQVRLLNRTTRRLSLTPDGAAYYERCAGILADVEDAEAAFHDIARGPKGRLRIDVPSTIGRLILIPALCEFHSKYPDIELAIGLGDRPVDLVQEAVDCVIRVGDLRDSAMVAKRIGSFASVTCGAPRYLEKYGEPQTIEQLQNHHAVHYFSSRTGRTIDWSFVVDGVATDVKVKGSMSVNDAEAYVACGVQGFGLIQPARLMVLPYLESGELREVLSPWVPPPMPISVVYLHNRHLSPKVRVFVDWVSELFGRCPLLSGRDAKPGDNHDCTFSGAPQTQTLRTIFEQKNIAESVF, encoded by the coding sequence ATGGACCGCTTTCAGGCTATGCAAGTATTTACCCGTGTCGTGGACGCGAACAGTTTCACTCTGGCGGCCGACAGCCTCGGGCTGCCGCGCGCCACCGTTACGACTACCATCCAGAATCTGGAACGCCGCCTGCAGGTACGGCTGCTTAATCGCACTACACGCCGGCTGAGCCTGACTCCGGACGGCGCCGCTTACTATGAACGATGCGCTGGCATCCTGGCCGACGTGGAAGATGCGGAAGCGGCCTTCCACGATATTGCGCGAGGCCCCAAAGGCCGGCTGCGCATCGATGTACCTTCCACGATCGGCCGCTTGATCCTGATTCCGGCGCTCTGCGAATTCCATTCCAAATACCCGGATATCGAACTGGCTATAGGGCTGGGAGACCGGCCAGTAGATCTGGTGCAGGAAGCGGTGGATTGCGTCATAAGGGTCGGCGATCTGCGCGATTCGGCCATGGTCGCCAAGCGCATAGGCAGTTTTGCGAGCGTCACCTGCGGCGCTCCCCGCTATCTGGAAAAATATGGCGAACCCCAAACTATCGAACAGTTGCAAAATCACCACGCCGTGCACTACTTTTCAAGCCGTACGGGCCGGACCATCGATTGGAGCTTTGTCGTCGACGGCGTTGCCACCGATGTCAAGGTCAAGGGATCCATGTCGGTCAATGATGCCGAAGCCTATGTGGCTTGCGGTGTGCAGGGTTTTGGCTTGATCCAGCCCGCACGCCTGATGGTATTGCCGTACCTGGAATCGGGCGAACTGCGCGAAGTGCTGTCGCCGTGGGTGCCGCCTCCCATGCCGATTTCCGTGGTCTATCTGCACAACCGGCACCTGTCGCCCAAAGTGCGGGTTTTCGTGGATTGGGTCAGCGAGCTGTTTGGCCGCTGTCCGCTGCTGAGCGGGCGCGACGCGAAACCGGGCGACAATCACGATTGCACTTTCAGCGGCGCACCGCAAACCCAGACCTTGCGAACCATTTTCGAACAAAAAAACATCGCCGAAAGCGTTTTCTGA
- a CDS encoding ATP-dependent DNA helicase — protein MKYTVAVRTLCEFTAKQGDLDLRFTPSPTAREGIAGHALVASRRGADYQSEISLAGEFQHLTVRGRADGYDPVQNQLEEIKTFRGELASMPANHRYLHWAQVKVYGHLLCEKLGLPELRLALVYFDIVAKQETVLNELYSAATLKKGFESQCRQFLDWAAQELAHRVNRDHALDGLRFPYAQFRTGQRPLSVAVYKAARSGLCLAAQAPTGIGKTVGTLFPLLKAAPAAQLDKLFFLTAKTSGRNIALNALAQIRNMNSGTPLRIIELVARDKACEHPDKACHGASCPLALGFYDRLPAARQAALDTACLDKQALRRIASEHRVCPYYLGHELVRWCDVVVGDFNYYFDSSAMLHGLTVANQWRVGLLVDEAHNLIERARKMYTAELEQAALTALRRSAPPALKKTLGSVSRCWNELLKNQPAPYQTYNGVPAKFIAALQRAAAAIIDYQTDNPTHADSSLQRFYFDALHFLHIAELFDTHSLFDIAVPAACGGAAGQQSVLCLRNIIPAPFLAPRFNAAHCTTLFSATLTPRRFYSDILGLPPDSAWIDVESPFRPEQLTVQVARRISTRYQHREASLQPMADLMAMQYSKQPGNYLIFLSSFDYLRQLSALFKSRHPGIPIWEQARHMDETEREAFLERFTEAGRGFGFAVLGGAFAEGIDLPGQRLIGAFIATLGLPQINPANEQIRERMGMAFGGGYEYAYLYPGIRKVVQAAGRVIRTQSDQGVVYLMDDRFNRPQVRGLLPKWWRVTCLEPG, from the coding sequence ATGAAATATACCGTTGCCGTGCGAACCCTGTGCGAGTTCACGGCCAAACAAGGCGACCTCGATCTGCGTTTTACTCCCTCGCCCACCGCGCGGGAAGGCATCGCCGGCCATGCACTGGTTGCGTCGCGCCGTGGCGCCGATTATCAATCGGAAATAAGTCTTGCCGGGGAATTTCAGCACCTTACTGTCCGCGGCCGCGCCGACGGATACGATCCGGTGCAAAACCAGCTCGAGGAAATCAAGACATTCCGTGGCGAACTGGCCTCCATGCCCGCCAATCACCGCTACTTGCATTGGGCCCAAGTCAAAGTCTATGGGCACCTGCTATGCGAAAAGCTGGGTTTGCCGGAACTCAGGCTGGCATTGGTTTATTTTGACATCGTCGCCAAGCAGGAAACCGTATTGAACGAACTGTACAGCGCCGCAACGCTCAAAAAGGGTTTCGAAAGCCAATGCCGGCAATTTCTGGACTGGGCCGCCCAAGAACTGGCCCACCGTGTCAACCGCGACCACGCGCTGGACGGCCTGCGCTTTCCGTATGCCCAATTCCGCACCGGCCAGCGGCCTTTGTCCGTAGCAGTATATAAGGCGGCGCGCAGCGGCCTATGCCTGGCGGCTCAGGCTCCGACCGGCATAGGCAAGACTGTAGGCACTCTGTTTCCTCTTCTGAAAGCCGCCCCCGCCGCGCAACTGGACAAGCTGTTCTTCCTGACCGCAAAGACTTCGGGCCGCAATATCGCCTTGAACGCCTTGGCGCAAATCCGGAACATGAACTCCGGCACGCCGCTGCGCATCATCGAGCTCGTCGCCCGGGACAAGGCCTGCGAACACCCGGACAAGGCTTGCCATGGCGCATCCTGTCCTTTGGCCCTGGGGTTCTACGACAGGCTGCCGGCAGCGCGCCAGGCGGCGCTCGACACAGCATGCCTGGACAAGCAGGCACTGCGCCGGATCGCTTCCGAACATCGAGTATGCCCTTATTATCTGGGCCACGAATTGGTGCGTTGGTGCGACGTGGTGGTTGGCGATTTCAATTATTATTTCGACTCGAGCGCCATGCTGCATGGCTTGACCGTCGCCAATCAATGGCGTGTGGGACTACTGGTCGACGAAGCGCACAACCTGATCGAGCGCGCCCGCAAAATGTATACGGCCGAGCTCGAGCAGGCGGCCCTCACGGCACTGCGCCGCTCGGCGCCGCCGGCGCTGAAAAAAACCTTGGGCAGCGTCAGCCGCTGCTGGAATGAGCTGCTGAAAAACCAGCCCGCTCCTTACCAGACGTACAACGGCGTTCCGGCAAAATTCATCGCCGCGCTGCAGCGGGCTGCCGCAGCCATCATCGATTACCAGACCGACAACCCCACTCATGCCGATAGCTCCTTGCAGCGTTTTTACTTCGATGCTCTGCATTTCCTGCATATCGCCGAGCTGTTCGATACTCATTCCCTGTTCGATATTGCCGTGCCTGCGGCCTGCGGGGGCGCCGCAGGCCAACAGTCGGTATTGTGCTTGCGCAACATCATCCCCGCCCCCTTCCTCGCACCCCGGTTCAACGCAGCTCATTGCACAACGCTGTTCTCGGCCACACTGACTCCCCGGCGTTTCTACAGCGACATACTGGGCTTGCCGCCCGACAGCGCATGGATCGACGTGGAGTCGCCTTTCAGGCCCGAGCAACTGACAGTCCAGGTCGCCCGCCGCATCTCGACCCGCTACCAGCACCGCGAAGCATCCTTGCAGCCCATGGCCGACTTGATGGCCATGCAATACAGCAAGCAGCCTGGCAACTATCTTATATTCCTGAGCAGTTTTGATTACCTGCGGCAACTGTCCGCCCTGTTCAAAAGCCGCCACCCCGGGATCCCCATATGGGAGCAGGCGCGGCATATGGACGAAACCGAGCGCGAGGCGTTTCTGGAACGCTTCACGGAGGCTGGACGCGGTTTCGGATTTGCCGTCTTGGGCGGCGCCTTCGCCGAAGGCATCGACTTGCCCGGGCAAAGACTGATAGGCGCTTTCATTGCGACCCTCGGACTGCCTCAGATCAATCCGGCCAATGAACAGATACGGGAGCGCATGGGCATGGCCTTTGGTGGAGGCTATGAATACGCCTACCTGTACCCGGGTATCCGTAAAGTGGTGCAAGCCGCCGGGCGCGTGATCCGCACACAATCAGACCAGGGTGTGGTGTACCTCATGGACGACCGTTTCAATCGGCCGCAGGTGCGCGGCCTGCTGCCGAAGTGGTGGCGTGTGACATGCCTTGAGCCGGGCTGA
- a CDS encoding efflux RND transporter permease subunit, whose amino-acid sequence MNISKFFIDRPIFAGVLSILILLAGALAVFQLPISEYPEVVPPSVVVHAQYPGANPKVIAETVAAPLEESINGVENMLYMQSQANSDGNLTLTVNFRLGVDPDKAQQLVQNRVAQALPRLPDDVQRLGVTTIKSSPTLTMVVHLISPDTRYDMTYLRNYALLNVKDRLARIPGVGEVQLWGSGDYAMRIWLDPQKVAQRGLTASDVVKAIREQNVQVAAGVIGASPSSPDVPMQLSVNAQGRLHTREDFANIVLKTSDDGGVTRLGDVARVELAASEYGLRSLLDNKPAVALGIMQSPGANALAVSDQVRAAMKELSADFPSSVKYSIVYDPTQFVRSSIKAVIETLLEAIALVVLVVIVFLQTWRASIIPLLAVPVSIIGTFALLLAFGYTINALSLFGLVLAIGIVVDDAIVVVENVERNIASGLSAREATYRAMREVSGPIVAIALTLVAVFVPMAFITGLSGQFFKQFAMTIAISTVISAFNSLTLSPALAALLLKGHDEKPDWLTRGMNRVLGGFFARFNRFFGRSSERYAKGVSGVIARKASSMGVYLVLLALTVGVSYIVPGGFVPAQDKQYLISFAQLPSGASLDRTEAVIRRMSDIALKQPGVENAVAFPGLSINGFTNSSSAGIVFLTLKPFDQRRGANLSAQAITAALNRQFSGIKDSFIAVFPPPPVMGLGTVGGFKLQLEDREALGYAKLDEAAQAFLAEARKTPELGPAFSSYQINVPQLNVDLDRVKAKQLGIPITDVFDTMQIYLGSLYVNDFNRFGRVYQVRAQADAPFRAKAEDILQLKTRNRAGEMVPLSSLVKVTPTYGPEMVVRYNGYTSADINSGPAPGYSSDQAQAAAERVAAKTLPRGVKFEWTDLTYQQMLAGNAGIWVFPISVLLVFLVLAALYESLTLPLAVILIVPMGVLAALTGVWLTSGDNNIFTQIGLMVLVGLACKNAILIVEFARELELQGNTPLKAAIEASRLRLRPILMTSIAFIMGVVPLVTASGAGSEMRHAMGIAVFFGMLGVTSFGLFLTPVFYVLLRSFGARKLHSASAHEAPALSPHPEH is encoded by the coding sequence ATGAATATCTCAAAATTTTTCATTGATCGGCCCATTTTTGCGGGCGTGCTGTCCATTCTTATCCTGTTGGCCGGCGCGCTGGCGGTATTTCAGTTGCCTATCTCGGAATATCCCGAGGTCGTGCCGCCATCCGTGGTGGTGCATGCCCAGTACCCCGGCGCCAACCCCAAGGTTATTGCCGAAACCGTGGCCGCGCCGCTGGAAGAATCCATCAACGGCGTAGAGAACATGCTGTACATGCAGTCGCAGGCCAATAGCGATGGCAATCTGACGCTGACGGTCAATTTCCGCCTCGGCGTAGATCCGGACAAGGCGCAGCAGCTTGTGCAAAACCGCGTGGCCCAGGCTTTGCCCCGCTTGCCCGACGATGTACAGAGGCTCGGTGTTACAACCATCAAGAGTTCTCCCACGCTGACCATGGTGGTGCACCTGATCTCGCCCGATACGCGTTACGACATGACGTATCTGCGCAATTACGCGTTGTTGAACGTAAAAGACCGGCTGGCGCGCATTCCCGGCGTTGGCGAAGTACAACTGTGGGGCTCGGGCGACTACGCCATGCGTATCTGGCTGGATCCGCAGAAGGTCGCCCAGCGCGGTCTTACAGCCAGCGATGTGGTAAAGGCCATACGGGAGCAGAACGTACAGGTGGCCGCCGGTGTCATCGGCGCCTCGCCCAGCTCTCCGGACGTGCCCATGCAGTTGTCCGTCAATGCGCAGGGCCGCTTGCACACGCGGGAGGACTTTGCCAATATTGTGTTGAAAACATCGGACGATGGCGGGGTGACCCGGCTTGGCGACGTGGCTCGCGTCGAACTCGCGGCATCCGAATATGGCTTGCGTTCCTTGCTCGATAACAAACCGGCCGTGGCATTGGGGATCATGCAGTCGCCCGGCGCGAATGCCCTGGCTGTGTCCGATCAGGTACGGGCGGCCATGAAAGAGCTGTCCGCCGATTTTCCGTCCTCCGTCAAGTACAGCATTGTCTACGATCCCACCCAGTTCGTCCGTTCCAGCATCAAGGCGGTCATTGAAACGCTGCTCGAGGCGATTGCCCTGGTCGTGCTGGTCGTGATCGTGTTTCTGCAAACCTGGCGCGCTTCGATCATTCCATTGCTGGCCGTGCCCGTATCCATCATAGGAACGTTCGCGCTGTTGCTGGCATTCGGTTACACCATCAACGCCTTGTCGCTTTTCGGGCTGGTGCTGGCCATAGGGATTGTGGTGGATGACGCCATCGTCGTAGTCGAAAACGTAGAGCGGAATATCGCCAGCGGACTGTCGGCTCGCGAGGCCACGTACCGCGCCATGCGCGAGGTGAGCGGTCCGATTGTCGCCATTGCCCTGACATTGGTTGCGGTATTCGTGCCGATGGCATTCATCACAGGGTTGAGCGGCCAGTTCTTCAAGCAGTTCGCCATGACCATCGCGATTTCCACGGTGATCTCGGCGTTCAATTCGCTTACCTTGTCGCCCGCCCTGGCCGCGCTGCTGCTCAAAGGCCATGACGAAAAACCCGACTGGCTCACGCGCGGCATGAATCGCGTCCTGGGTGGGTTCTTTGCGCGCTTCAATCGTTTCTTTGGGCGCTCGTCCGAGCGTTACGCGAAGGGTGTGTCGGGAGTTATCGCGCGCAAGGCTTCGTCCATGGGGGTCTACCTGGTATTGCTGGCCCTGACGGTCGGTGTATCGTATATCGTCCCCGGCGGATTCGTCCCGGCGCAAGACAAGCAATACCTGATCAGCTTTGCGCAATTGCCCAGCGGCGCGTCGCTGGATCGTACCGAGGCGGTGATACGCCGGATGAGCGACATTGCCTTGAAGCAGCCCGGCGTCGAAAACGCCGTCGCATTTCCCGGCCTGTCGATCAATGGCTTTACCAATAGCTCCAGCGCCGGAATCGTATTCCTTACGCTGAAACCGTTTGATCAGCGGCGCGGCGCAAACTTGTCTGCGCAGGCTATTACGGCGGCGCTCAATCGCCAGTTCTCCGGCATCAAGGATTCTTTCATCGCCGTATTTCCTCCGCCGCCCGTCATGGGCCTGGGGACGGTAGGCGGCTTCAAGCTGCAGCTCGAGGATCGCGAAGCATTGGGCTATGCCAAACTCGATGAGGCGGCACAGGCCTTTCTTGCCGAAGCCCGAAAAACGCCTGAGCTGGGTCCAGCCTTTTCCAGTTATCAGATCAATGTTCCGCAGTTGAATGTCGATCTCGATCGCGTCAAGGCCAAGCAATTGGGCATACCGATTACCGATGTGTTCGATACCATGCAAATATATCTGGGCTCGCTCTATGTCAACGATTTCAATCGTTTTGGACGCGTCTACCAGGTAAGGGCACAGGCCGACGCACCGTTTCGCGCCAAGGCCGAAGACATCCTGCAGTTGAAAACCCGCAATCGCGCGGGCGAAATGGTCCCGCTTTCTTCCCTGGTGAAGGTCACGCCTACTTATGGGCCCGAAATGGTGGTCCGCTATAACGGCTATACCTCGGCGGACATCAACAGCGGTCCCGCTCCGGGCTATTCCTCGGATCAGGCGCAGGCCGCCGCCGAGCGTGTTGCCGCCAAGACCTTGCCGCGCGGGGTCAAGTTCGAATGGACCGACCTGACTTACCAGCAAATGCTGGCGGGCAACGCAGGCATTTGGGTGTTCCCGATCAGCGTGCTGCTGGTATTTCTGGTGCTCGCCGCCTTGTACGAAAGCCTGACCCTGCCATTGGCGGTCATTCTGATCGTGCCCATGGGGGTGCTTGCCGCCCTGACCGGGGTATGGCTGACGAGCGGCGATAACAATATTTTCACTCAAATCGGGTTGATGGTGCTTGTCGGACTGGCTTGCAAGAACGCCATTCTTATCGTGGAGTTTGCGCGCGAGCTGGAGTTGCAGGGCAATACGCCATTGAAAGCGGCGATCGAGGCCAGCCGCTTGCGCCTGCGTCCCATCCTGATGACTTCGATCGCATTCATCATGGGAGTGGTGCCGCTGGTCACGGCCAGCGGCGCAGGGTCGGAAATGCGCCATGCCATGGGTATTGCCGTGTTTTTCGGCATGCTGGGGGTGACGTCATTCGGCCTGTTCCTGACGCCGGTCTTTTATGTGCTGCTGCGCTCATTCGGCGCACGCAAGCTGCATTCGGCATCGGCCCATGAAGCTCCGGCGCTTTCGCCGCATCCCGAACACTAG
- the argG gene encoding argininosuccinate synthase, translated as MTTILQHIPTGKRVGIAFSGGLDTSAALLWMRQKGAIPYAYTANLGQPDEPDYDDIPRRALQYGAEKARLIDCRQQLVAEGIAALQSGAFHISTAGITYFNTTPIGRAVTGTMLVAAMKEDDVNIWGDGSTFKGNDIERFYRYGLLTNPNLQIYKPWLDQAFIDELGGRAEMSEFMRQSGFDYRMSSEKAYSTDSNMLGATHEAKDLEHLHSGIKIVQPIMGVAFWRDDVQVKSEEVRVRFEEGRPVALNGVEFGNEVDLLLEANRIGGRHGLGMSDQIENRIIEAKSRGIYEAPGLALLFIAYERLITGIHNEDTIEQYRDNGRRLGRLLYQGRWFDPQAIMLRESAQRWVARAITGEVTLELRRGNDYSILNTVSSNLTYKPERLTMEKGESLFSPQDRIGQLTMRTLDIVDTREKLLNYAKSGLLSSTANTALPKLEGE; from the coding sequence ATGACTACCATTCTGCAGCACATCCCCACAGGCAAACGGGTCGGAATCGCCTTTTCGGGCGGCCTCGATACAAGCGCGGCTCTTCTCTGGATGCGCCAAAAGGGGGCCATTCCCTACGCGTATACCGCCAATCTTGGCCAGCCCGACGAACCCGATTACGACGACATCCCGCGCCGCGCCCTGCAATACGGCGCCGAGAAAGCGCGCCTGATCGACTGTCGTCAGCAGTTGGTGGCCGAGGGAATCGCGGCGCTTCAGTCCGGGGCATTCCATATTTCCACGGCAGGCATCACCTACTTCAATACCACGCCTATCGGCCGGGCCGTCACCGGCACCATGCTGGTAGCCGCCATGAAGGAAGACGATGTCAATATCTGGGGCGACGGCAGCACATTCAAAGGCAACGACATCGAGCGCTTCTATCGCTACGGCCTGCTGACCAACCCGAATCTGCAAATCTACAAACCGTGGCTGGACCAGGCTTTCATCGACGAACTCGGCGGCCGTGCGGAAATGTCGGAATTCATGCGCCAGTCGGGCTTCGATTACCGCATGTCTTCGGAAAAGGCCTATTCCACCGACTCCAACATGCTGGGCGCAACGCACGAGGCCAAGGACCTTGAACACCTCCACAGCGGCATCAAGATCGTCCAGCCCATTATGGGCGTGGCATTCTGGCGCGACGACGTGCAGGTAAAAAGCGAAGAAGTCAGGGTGCGTTTCGAAGAAGGCCGGCCGGTGGCCCTCAATGGCGTCGAGTTCGGCAACGAGGTAGATCTGCTCCTGGAAGCCAACCGCATCGGCGGCCGCCACGGACTGGGCATGAGCGACCAGATCGAGAACCGGATCATCGAAGCAAAAAGCCGCGGCATCTACGAAGCCCCCGGGCTTGCCCTGCTTTTCATCGCCTACGAACGGCTCATAACCGGCATCCACAACGAAGATACCATCGAACAGTATCGAGACAACGGCCGCCGTCTGGGCCGTCTGCTTTACCAAGGCCGCTGGTTCGATCCCCAGGCCATCATGCTGCGCGAAAGCGCGCAACGCTGGGTTGCGCGGGCCATTACCGGCGAGGTCACGCTGGAACTGCGCCGCGGCAACGACTATTCCATTCTCAACACTGTTTCCTCCAACCTTACCTACAAGCCCGAACGGCTTACCATGGAAAAGGGCGAATCGTTGTTCTCGCCGCAGGACCGTATCGGCCAGTTGACCATGCGTACGCTCGATATCGTCGACACTCGCGAAAAACTGCTGAATTACGCCAAGTCCGGATTGCTGAGCTCGACCGCGAACACCGCCCTGCCCAAGCTCGAAGGCGAGTAA
- a CDS encoding efflux RND transporter periplasmic adaptor subunit, whose translation MSLLRNRFAWVAIVALALVGGVVALRVDAGTPPGKPAAIMPPGTPVDVATVLDRSITDWHDYSGRLEAVNRVEIRPLVSGTLVAVHFKDGSLVKKGDVLFTIDPRPYAATVDRAKAQLAAAQARAAYTASDLARGQRLLADNAIARRDFEEKRNASREAAANLQAAKAALESAELDLEHTRISAPIEGRMSRAELTVGNVVAAGAGSKPLATLVSVAHMYASFDVDEQSFLKFVNPAREGRGTPLPVYLGLANEDAYPRKGRLESVDNQLDTSSGTIRVRAEFDNPDGELVPGLYARIRLGGGAPHQAVLIDEKAIGTDQDKRFVLVVDGADKASYREVRIGANYDGFRVIQSGLKAGERIVVNGLQRVRPGDQLNPKIVLMESPRSLAASDPAKSADSNKS comes from the coding sequence ATGTCTCTATTGCGTAATCGGTTTGCCTGGGTGGCAATCGTGGCGCTGGCCCTTGTCGGCGGCGTTGTCGCTCTTCGCGTCGACGCGGGTACTCCTCCGGGCAAACCGGCGGCGATCATGCCGCCCGGAACACCCGTCGACGTTGCCACCGTCTTGGACCGCAGCATCACGGATTGGCACGATTACTCGGGCCGCCTTGAAGCTGTAAACCGGGTTGAAATCCGGCCGCTGGTCTCCGGTACATTGGTCGCCGTTCATTTCAAGGATGGCAGCCTTGTCAAAAAGGGCGATGTGCTGTTCACCATTGATCCGCGTCCTTATGCCGCCACGGTGGATCGCGCCAAAGCGCAGCTTGCCGCAGCTCAGGCACGCGCGGCCTACACGGCCTCCGATTTGGCTCGCGGCCAGCGCCTGTTGGCCGACAATGCCATTGCCCGGCGCGATTTCGAAGAGAAACGCAATGCGTCGCGTGAAGCGGCCGCCAATCTGCAAGCAGCCAAGGCTGCCCTCGAATCGGCGGAACTGGATCTGGAGCATACCCGCATAAGCGCTCCAATTGAGGGCCGGATGTCGCGCGCGGAATTGACCGTCGGCAACGTCGTTGCCGCCGGGGCGGGTTCCAAGCCTTTGGCGACACTGGTTTCCGTGGCGCACATGTATGCCTCTTTCGATGTCGACGAGCAAAGTTTCCTGAAATTCGTCAATCCTGCCCGCGAGGGCCGCGGCACACCTCTGCCCGTGTATCTGGGCCTGGCCAACGAAGACGCTTATCCCCGCAAGGGCAGGCTGGAATCCGTCGACAATCAGCTCGATACCTCGTCGGGCACGATACGTGTGCGTGCGGAATTCGACAATCCCGATGGCGAACTGGTGCCCGGGCTGTATGCTCGCATCCGTCTGGGCGGCGGCGCGCCGCATCAAGCCGTTTTAATCGACGAAAAGGCAATCGGCACCGATCAGGACAAACGCTTTGTACTGGTGGTCGATGGGGCCGACAAGGCCAGCTACAGGGAAGTTCGCATAGGGGCCAATTACGATGGGTTCAGAGTCATCCAGAGCGGCCTGAAAGCGGGCGAGCGGATCGTGGTCAACGGCTTGCAGCGTGTACGGCCCGGAGACCAGCTCAATCCGAAAATCGTGCTTATGGAAAGCCCGCGCAGCCTGGCTGCTTCCGACCCGGCGAAATCGGCAGACAGCAATAAATCCTGA
- a CDS encoding efflux transporter outer membrane subunit — translation MIKATKFLLSTGALLVLAACSVGPRYQRPSVDTPPAFKEAFMSPEAARQWKAAQPSEDMERGQWWKVFGDTTLNALEQQAMAGNHDLEAAAARLKQARALLHGSRSALFPQVDAGFGPTRQRASNASQGLPDDAPNAPATLWRGQASVSYEADLFGRVSANVNAATADEQQSEALFRSVQLALQADVAQSYYQIRELDAEQELYRETVQLREHTLQLMQRRFSEGDIGELDVARAKSELASAQSESLGIARRRATAEHALAILLGKAPAEFSFTQDPLQRVSVNIPAGLPSSLLERRPDIAAAERSMAAANARIGAAKAAFFPRLDITGAYGYESSELGNLFQWSSRAFLLGPLVGTMLSLPIFDGGQRQAGLDRARAKYEEDVASYRQKVLIAFKEVEDNLANLRILGDQTRVQDDAVKASAHAARLLHVQYREGSISYLDVIDGDRVLLQQRRVAVQLDGERASAAVNLIRAVGGGWDGGKSAKKLAQGPGARASLSGAINGIEGSPISPAQGMSHATTSAAGRAPAAD, via the coding sequence ATGATCAAAGCAACAAAGTTTCTGCTGTCCACGGGTGCCTTGCTGGTATTGGCGGCGTGTTCGGTCGGGCCCCGGTATCAGCGGCCGTCGGTGGACACGCCGCCAGCCTTCAAAGAGGCCTTCATGTCTCCCGAAGCCGCGCGGCAATGGAAGGCCGCACAGCCTTCCGAGGATATGGAGCGCGGCCAATGGTGGAAGGTGTTCGGCGATACAACGCTGAACGCCCTGGAGCAGCAGGCCATGGCCGGCAATCACGACCTGGAGGCCGCCGCCGCGCGCCTGAAACAGGCACGTGCCTTGCTGCATGGATCCAGGTCTGCACTGTTTCCCCAGGTCGATGCCGGTTTCGGGCCGACCCGGCAGCGCGCCTCCAATGCCTCGCAAGGTTTGCCCGACGATGCGCCCAACGCGCCGGCCACTTTGTGGCGCGGACAGGCCAGCGTCTCGTACGAAGCCGACCTGTTCGGCCGCGTTTCCGCCAATGTCAATGCCGCCACAGCAGACGAGCAGCAAAGCGAGGCCTTATTCCGCTCGGTGCAGCTGGCTTTGCAAGCCGATGTGGCACAAAGCTATTACCAGATTCGCGAACTCGATGCCGAGCAAGAGCTTTATCGCGAAACGGTTCAGCTGCGCGAACATACCTTGCAACTAATGCAGCGGCGGTTTTCCGAAGGCGATATTGGCGAACTGGATGTCGCGCGCGCCAAGTCGGAACTGGCTTCCGCTCAATCGGAATCGTTGGGAATCGCTCGCAGGCGTGCGACGGCCGAACATGCCCTGGCAATATTGCTGGGCAAAGCGCCCGCCGAATTTTCCTTCACGCAAGATCCTTTGCAACGCGTATCGGTAAATATCCCGGCGGGTTTGCCTTCTTCATTGCTGGAAAGGCGCCCGGATATCGCCGCGGCCGAGCGTTCCATGGCGGCTGCCAATGCCCGCATCGGCGCGGCCAAGGCGGCCTTCTTTCCCCGATTGGATATCACCGGGGCCTATGGCTACGAGTCGTCCGAGCTGGGCAATCTGTTTCAATGGTCCAGCCGCGCCTTTCTGCTCGGGCCGCTGGTGGGTACCATGCTGTCGCTGCCGATCTTCGATGGCGGTCAGCGCCAGGCCGGCCTCGATCGCGCACGTGCCAAGTATGAGGAAGATGTAGCTTCTTACCGTCAGAAGGTACTGATTGCCTTTAAAGAGGTGGAAGACAATCTGGCCAATCTGCGCATACTGGGCGACCAGACCCGGGTGCAGGACGATGCCGTCAAAGCGTCTGCTCACGCGGCGCGGCTGCTGCATGTCCAATACCGCGAAGGGTCCATCAGTTACCTGGATGTCATTGACGGAGATCGGGTCTTGCTGCAACAGCGCCGCGTAGCCGTGCAACTGGACGGTGAGCGGGCTTCCGCGGCGGTCAATCTGATCCGGGCCGTAGGTGGCGGCTGGGACGGCGGCAAATCCGCAAAAAAACTTGCGCAGGGGCCAGGAGCCAGGGCCAGCTTGTCTGGCGCGATCAACGGTATTGAGGGGTCGCCCATCAGCCCGGCTCAAGGCATGTCACACGCCACCACTTCGGCAGCAGGCCGCGCACCTGCGGCCGATTGA